A portion of the Algimonas porphyrae genome contains these proteins:
- a CDS encoding penicillin-binding protein 1A produces the protein MTDLTTHSTASASVAEPNKRRKLWRIVKWLVIVGAVLGTMIAIALTVWVIRATDELPSVKTLSEYKPPVMSRVHAGDGKLISEFRTEARVFVPIESVPLKLQQAFVASEDKRFFRHNGWDPIGLTRAALSAPAKKLRNERIGGTSTITQQVAKNFLVGDDYTIKRKVREIAIARRMEKAFTKGEILELYLNDNYFGRGAYGVAAAALNHFGKEMDDLTIGEMAYLALVVKGPSNYQLDDPDEYKAAKARQNYVLNRMAEDGYITAEEAAAAKAAPLEWTDRLTGDEYLAAEYFVEEARKQIFAMYGSDELYSGGLSIRTTLDTDMQLAARRALRRGLEMLDRRMGWRGSLATFETVDDWAQQLVDYETPADIGMWEIAVVLEAGDDKASLGFAELVETDDGETIETRRGTMALPDIAWAGEARENGRKGRAPRAVTDVVSVGDVILVQAHLEAEGAYNLRQIPRVNGAMIAMDPHTGRVKALVGGYSFDQSQFNRVTQANRQPGSSFKPFVYAAALREGYTPASQVLDAPFVIERSDSQCVENEFGVLELRETAEDRSEGNADLNPARRDECERFYKPENYDAGRYYGLSTLRLGIEKSRNAMTVRLANDIGMAPIMQLSQQFGIYDRPRPELAWALGAGETNLLRLATAYSMMINGGKRIVPSILDRVQDGRGDTIFVNSDVVCPECQQDDYTGQAPPELPDERAQVIDPITAYQVTYMMIGAVQNGTGAKLQALGRPVGGKTGTTNDSKDNWFMAFTPDLVTGVFVGMDTPTRMANETGSSSAVPIALDFLQDVLEGEPAVPFRIPDGLTLAPVNRDTGEPSFIGGPNVILEAFHPGTEPKVGALDSTIRIGSGSDTFGSGFFGTGDEALVETPAEIPATGLPGDPLDPDLQTPDIEEPERELDDGLY, from the coding sequence GTGACTGATTTGACCACACATTCCACGGCAAGCGCGTCTGTCGCCGAGCCGAACAAACGCCGCAAACTGTGGCGCATCGTGAAATGGCTAGTCATTGTCGGTGCTGTTCTCGGGACGATGATAGCGATCGCTCTGACGGTCTGGGTGATACGGGCCACGGACGAACTGCCGAGCGTCAAGACACTGTCCGAATATAAGCCGCCCGTCATGAGCCGCGTTCATGCCGGTGATGGCAAGTTGATCAGTGAATTCCGGACGGAAGCTCGTGTTTTCGTGCCGATCGAAAGTGTCCCGCTGAAATTGCAGCAGGCCTTCGTCGCCTCAGAAGATAAGCGGTTCTTTCGTCACAATGGCTGGGACCCGATAGGCCTGACCCGCGCAGCCCTGAGCGCGCCTGCGAAAAAACTGCGCAATGAGCGGATCGGCGGAACCTCGACCATCACGCAGCAGGTCGCCAAGAATTTTCTGGTGGGCGACGATTATACAATCAAACGCAAGGTGCGCGAAATCGCCATTGCGCGCCGGATGGAAAAGGCCTTCACCAAAGGCGAAATTCTCGAGCTTTACCTGAACGACAACTACTTCGGTCGCGGCGCCTATGGTGTGGCGGCGGCAGCTCTGAACCATTTTGGCAAGGAGATGGATGATCTGACGATCGGAGAGATGGCTTATCTGGCGCTCGTCGTGAAGGGGCCGTCCAACTACCAGCTGGATGATCCGGACGAATACAAGGCGGCCAAGGCACGGCAGAACTACGTTCTCAACCGTATGGCCGAAGACGGCTATATCACCGCTGAAGAGGCTGCTGCGGCCAAAGCTGCGCCGCTGGAATGGACGGACCGATTGACGGGAGACGAGTATCTGGCGGCAGAATATTTCGTCGAGGAAGCCCGGAAGCAGATTTTTGCCATGTATGGTTCTGACGAGCTGTATTCCGGCGGGCTGTCGATCCGCACGACACTGGATACGGACATGCAGCTGGCGGCACGGCGTGCTCTGCGTCGCGGACTGGAGATGCTCGATCGCCGGATGGGGTGGCGGGGCTCTCTCGCGACTTTTGAAACGGTCGATGACTGGGCTCAGCAGCTCGTCGACTATGAGACCCCAGCCGATATCGGCATGTGGGAGATCGCTGTCGTTCTTGAGGCGGGTGACGACAAAGCGTCGCTGGGGTTTGCCGAACTGGTTGAAACTGATGACGGCGAAACGATCGAGACACGGCGGGGCACGATGGCGCTCCCAGATATTGCCTGGGCAGGCGAAGCGCGTGAAAATGGACGCAAGGGCCGTGCGCCGCGGGCCGTGACGGATGTGGTCTCGGTAGGCGACGTTATTCTCGTTCAGGCGCACCTGGAAGCAGAAGGGGCCTATAATCTTCGCCAGATCCCACGCGTCAATGGGGCCATGATCGCCATGGATCCACATACGGGACGCGTCAAAGCGCTTGTTGGCGGATATAGTTTCGATCAGAGCCAGTTTAACCGCGTGACGCAAGCCAATCGCCAGCCGGGCTCAAGTTTCAAACCCTTCGTCTATGCAGCGGCTTTGCGGGAGGGCTACACGCCCGCTTCGCAGGTCCTGGATGCACCGTTTGTTATCGAGCGATCGGATTCGCAATGCGTCGAGAATGAATTTGGTGTTTTAGAGTTGCGCGAGACAGCTGAGGACAGAAGCGAGGGGAATGCTGACCTGAACCCGGCGCGTCGGGATGAATGCGAACGCTTCTATAAGCCGGAAAACTACGATGCCGGACGCTATTACGGCCTGTCGACACTCCGTCTCGGGATCGAGAAGTCGCGTAATGCCATGACGGTTCGTCTGGCCAACGATATCGGCATGGCGCCGATCATGCAGTTGAGCCAGCAATTCGGGATCTATGATCGTCCCCGTCCGGAGCTGGCCTGGGCTCTCGGTGCGGGGGAGACCAACCTGCTACGGCTGGCGACGGCCTATTCCATGATGATCAATGGCGGCAAACGGATCGTCCCCAGCATTCTGGACCGGGTTCAGGACGGGCGCGGTGATACGATTTTCGTCAATTCCGACGTGGTCTGTCCTGAGTGCCAGCAGGATGACTATACCGGACAGGCCCCACCCGAGCTGCCGGACGAGCGCGCGCAGGTGATCGACCCGATCACGGCTTATCAGGTGACCTATATGATGATCGGTGCCGTGCAGAACGGCACAGGTGCGAAGCTGCAGGCGCTGGGGCGGCCAGTTGGCGGCAAGACGGGAACAACGAATGATTCCAAGGATAACTGGTTCATGGCGTTCACCCCCGACCTTGTGACAGGCGTTTTCGTCGGCATGGACACGCCAACCCGCATGGCTAACGAGACCGGGTCCAGTTCCGCCGTGCCGATCGCACTGGATTTCCTGCAAGATGTTCTGGAAGGCGAACCCGCCGTTCCGTTTCGTATTCCGGACGGGTTGACGCTGGCACCGGTCAATCGCGACACGGGCGAGCCGAGCTTTATCGGTGGTCCGAATGTCATTCTCGAAGCCTTCCATCCGGGAACGGAGCCCAAGGTCGGCGCACTGGATTCGACGATCCGGATCGGCTCCGGCTCCGATACATTCGGGTCGGGTTTCTTCGGAACGGGTGACGAGGCGCTTGTCGAAACTCCGGCAGAGATTCCTGCAACAGGTTTGCCCGGTGATCCGCTTGATCCCGACTTGCAGACCCCCGATATTGAAGAACCCGAGCGTGAGCTCGACGATGGTCTTTACTAG
- the prfB gene encoding peptide chain release factor 2 (programmed frameshift) → MRADIEQLKSEIEQSVELLRRRLDWETSERRLAELNALAEDPSFWDDAQTAQKLMQERSRLEFAFDAINSITADLSDNVELAELAEMDEDSGLLDAAASALSAVKDKAAAAELEALLSGEADGNDCFVEIHPGAGGTEAQDWAEMMMRMYSRWANARGMKVDVLETSDGDEAGIKSATLKFRGQNAFGWMKTESGVHRLVRISPYDSSARRHTSFASVWVYPEIDDSIEIEINESDCRVDTYRASGAGGQHVNKTDSAVRITHEPTGIVVQCQNDRSQHKNRSQAWEMLRARLYEKELQEREAAAQAEADSKSEIGWGHQIRSYVLQPYQMVKDLRTGVETSDTQGVLDGKIDEFMAAALSARVGDDANA, encoded by the exons ATGCGGGCTGACATTGAACAGCTGAAATCTGAAATCGAGCAGTCTGTGGAACTGCTGAGGAGGCGTCTT GACTGGGAAACCAGTGAAAGACGCTTGGCGGAACTGAACGCGCTCGCCGAAGATCCAAGCTTCTGGGATGATGCTCAAACCGCGCAGAAACTGATGCAGGAACGCTCCAGGCTGGAGTTTGCCTTCGATGCGATCAACTCCATCACCGCTGACCTGTCTGACAATGTCGAACTGGCCGAACTGGCTGAAATGGATGAAGATTCCGGTCTGCTTGATGCGGCTGCGTCGGCGCTCAGTGCGGTGAAGGACAAGGCGGCTGCCGCCGAGCTGGAAGCGCTGCTCTCCGGTGAAGCCGATGGCAATGACTGTTTCGTCGAGATCCATCCCGGAGCGGGCGGAACGGAGGCCCAGGACTGGGCTGAAATGATGATGCGCATGTATTCGCGGTGGGCGAATGCACGTGGCATGAAGGTGGATGTTCTGGAAACGTCAGACGGCGACGAAGCCGGGATCAAGTCCGCAACGCTGAAATTCCGAGGTCAGAACGCTTTTGGCTGGATGAAGACGGAATCAGGTGTTCATCGGCTGGTGCGGATTAGCCCCTATGACTCCAGTGCCCGTCGACACACCAGTTTTGCCAGCGTCTGGGTCTATCCGGAGATTGACGACAGCATCGAGATTGAGATCAATGAGAGCGACTGCCGTGTCGACACATACCGCGCGTCAGGGGCAGGTGGACAGCATGTCAACAAGACCGATTCTGCCGTTCGCATTACACACGAACCGACAGGTATCGTGGTGCAATGTCAGAATGATCGCAGCCAGCACAAGAACCGGTCTCAAGCTTGGGAAATGCTTCGAGCGCGCCTTTATGAGAAGGAATTACAGGAACGTGAAGCGGCGGCGCAGGCCGAAGCCGATTCGAAGTCGGAGATCGGCTGGGGCCATCAGATCCGATCCTATGTTCTGCAGCCCTATCAGATGGTCAAGGATCTGCGCACCGGTGTCGAGACATCGGACACGCAGGGCGTTCTGGACGGGAAGATCGACGAGTTCATGGCTGCCGCTCTGTCGGCGCGCGTCGGGGATGATGCGAACGCCTAG
- a CDS encoding bactofilin family protein: MFSKSASNAATGPGDVSDRKKTVANPSNPKIPSVPSLLGRDLSITGDVKTDGEIQIDGHLEGNLDAVSVTIGEHGSVSGSITGQTVHVRGKVTGRIDANSIELSETANVQADLVQDQLMIANGAFFDGKCARKTTAPTPLKTTQKSA, from the coding sequence ATGTTCAGTAAATCTGCCAGCAACGCGGCGACCGGGCCTGGCGATGTTAGCGACAGGAAAAAAACCGTGGCAAACCCGTCCAATCCTAAAATTCCTTCCGTTCCGTCCTTACTCGGGCGCGATCTTAGCATCACCGGCGACGTCAAGACGGATGGGGAAATACAGATTGACGGACACCTGGAAGGCAATCTCGATGCGGTGAGCGTCACGATCGGTGAACATGGGTCCGTCAGCGGGTCGATCACCGGGCAAACGGTTCATGTCCGGGGCAAAGTGACCGGTCGTATCGACGCCAATTCCATCGAACTGTCGGAGACGGCCAATGTCCAGGCCGATCTGGTTCAGGATCAGCTGATGATCGCCAATGGTGCGTTTTTCGACGGCAAGTGCGCGCGCAAGACGACCGCACCGACACCGCTCAAAACGACGCAGAAAAGCGCCTGA
- a CDS encoding M23 family metallopeptidase: MVSDVLEDARSRILSTFPERQIYLRSGGEVTYYNLSTRLQLGFVFIVGLMFVICLVSFANFALGFTPLHNSSKEAQQVEARFTRLLADSQAKEQKARLRLVEQQESFREMAAGIEARHNALSQIVGSDTLPEIIAEPVVTFADAQVLVSPTIRDADERVARRNITVSHASLTPLPNDNTLNAIGTTQTKFLMNAETKLLDRIDHNRMVINTTDMDTETLLQQSAVGQGGPFIPLDTMDFPIADGEFQPRIMTIKARLAEAEALEAAVRAMPLAHPVANDSMQTSGFGVRRDPFTRRPTFHQGLDFISGHMAPIVATAPGTVIYSGVKGSYGRTVEIDHGHGFVTRYAHLRKAHVKRGQIVEAGDKIGGMGSTGRSTATHLHYEVLFQGRAYDPKKFLKAGLYVQ, translated from the coding sequence ATGGTCAGTGACGTTTTGGAGGATGCGCGATCCCGCATCCTTTCGACATTTCCAGAACGCCAGATCTACCTCCGTTCCGGCGGTGAGGTTACCTATTACAATCTGTCGACACGGCTGCAGCTGGGCTTCGTCTTCATTGTCGGCCTGATGTTTGTTATCTGTCTGGTGTCGTTCGCAAACTTCGCTCTCGGTTTCACGCCCCTCCACAATTCCAGCAAGGAAGCCCAACAGGTCGAAGCCCGCTTCACCCGCCTGCTCGCTGACAGCCAAGCTAAAGAACAGAAGGCGCGCTTACGCCTCGTCGAGCAGCAAGAAAGCTTCCGCGAGATGGCCGCAGGCATCGAAGCGCGGCATAATGCACTTTCGCAGATTGTCGGCAGCGACACACTTCCGGAAATCATCGCCGAACCGGTCGTGACGTTCGCCGACGCGCAAGTCCTCGTGTCACCAACCATCCGCGATGCCGACGAACGCGTCGCCCGTCGCAACATCACTGTCAGCCATGCGTCACTGACGCCCCTTCCAAATGACAATACGCTGAACGCTATCGGCACAACACAGACGAAATTCCTGATGAATGCCGAAACCAAATTATTGGATCGCATCGATCATAATCGCATGGTGATCAACACGACCGACATGGATACGGAGACTCTGCTGCAACAGAGCGCTGTCGGACAGGGCGGACCGTTCATCCCGCTCGACACGATGGATTTCCCGATCGCGGACGGCGAGTTTCAGCCCCGCATCATGACGATCAAGGCTCGCCTGGCCGAAGCCGAAGCGCTGGAGGCCGCCGTTCGAGCCATGCCCCTCGCCCATCCGGTCGCGAATGATTCGATGCAGACATCGGGTTTCGGCGTTCGTCGCGATCCCTTTACTCGCCGCCCGACCTTCCATCAGGGCTTGGATTTCATCAGCGGGCATATGGCTCCGATCGTTGCTACCGCGCCTGGCACAGTGATCTATTCCGGCGTCAAAGGCTCCTATGGACGCACGGTGGAAATCGACCATGGCCATGGCTTCGTCACACGGTACGCCCATCTGCGTAAAGCCCATGTTAAACGCGGTCAGATCGTCGAAGCCGGTGATAAAATTGGTGGTATGGGATCGACAGGCCGCAGCACAGCTACACATCTTCACTATGAAGTTCTGTTCCAAGGTCGTGCCTACGATCCGAAGAAATTCCTGAAAGCCGGACTCTATGTTCAGTAA